In Hyphomicrobiales bacterium, a single window of DNA contains:
- a CDS encoding sugar ABC transporter ATP-binding protein: MGSGTQSAPSQEGHAATAEAAPAYPIELRGISKSFAGIKVVSNVNFDIKPGEVHALMGENGAGKSTVIKIMAGLHQADEGEILVNGKAVRFASPRDAHHAGIATVHQELLLFPELTVAENIFLGQTPKTSLGTIDWTAMRVRARQLLNSLDSPDLDIDQKVGNLSVGNRQRIEIARALAQDARVLVMDEPTAALAEADVQRLMAIVRNLRARGVAIVYVSHRMPEIFALADRVTVLRDGQHVATKPVSEVDEAKLVAMMVGRSIDRLYPAKQGKNGDVALELRNVSHGSVVRDISLSLRRGEILGLAGLVGSGRTETALTIFGITPATAGEIRVDGKAEAINSPEMARDLGIAYIPEDRGQQGLIKAQSIEDNIALANLKRLIRGWFVDVAQVTAEARNAITRFGIRARGPEQLVRQLSGGNQQKVVLGKWLATNPRILIMDEPTRGIDVGAKAEIHQLMRKLAGDGMAILMISSELPEVLGMSDRVLVMGGGRILAEFASEDATAEAVGAAMTSSTIKEIAA; encoded by the coding sequence ATGGGAAGCGGAACACAATCGGCACCAAGCCAGGAGGGCCATGCGGCAACTGCCGAAGCGGCTCCTGCTTATCCCATCGAACTTCGCGGCATCTCCAAGTCCTTTGCCGGCATCAAGGTCGTCAGCAATGTGAACTTCGACATCAAGCCCGGCGAAGTGCACGCCCTCATGGGCGAGAACGGCGCGGGCAAATCGACAGTCATCAAGATCATGGCGGGCCTGCACCAGGCTGACGAGGGAGAAATTCTCGTCAACGGCAAGGCCGTGCGCTTTGCCTCCCCGCGCGACGCCCATCATGCCGGCATTGCCACCGTGCACCAGGAACTGCTGCTTTTCCCGGAGCTGACGGTCGCTGAAAACATCTTCCTCGGCCAGACACCCAAGACATCGCTGGGAACCATCGACTGGACAGCGATGCGGGTGCGGGCGCGGCAGTTGCTGAATTCGCTCGACAGTCCCGATCTCGACATCGACCAGAAGGTCGGCAACCTCTCGGTTGGCAACCGCCAGCGCATCGAAATTGCCCGGGCACTCGCCCAGGACGCCCGCGTGCTGGTGATGGATGAACCCACTGCGGCACTGGCCGAAGCCGATGTGCAGCGCCTCATGGCCATCGTGCGGAACCTGCGCGCCCGCGGCGTCGCCATCGTTTACGTCAGCCACCGCATGCCGGAAATCTTCGCACTGGCAGACCGCGTGACCGTTCTGCGCGACGGCCAGCACGTGGCGACGAAACCTGTTTCGGAAGTGGACGAAGCCAAGCTCGTGGCGATGATGGTGGGCCGCTCCATCGACCGCCTATACCCGGCAAAGCAGGGCAAGAACGGCGATGTGGCGCTCGAACTGCGCAACGTTTCCCATGGCTCGGTGGTGCGCGACATTTCGCTGTCGTTGCGCCGGGGCGAAATTCTTGGCCTCGCAGGCCTTGTGGGGTCGGGCCGCACCGAAACGGCACTGACGATCTTTGGCATCACCCCTGCCACCGCGGGCGAAATTCGCGTGGATGGGAAGGCAGAGGCCATCAACAGCCCGGAAATGGCCCGCGACCTCGGCATTGCCTATATCCCTGAGGACCGCGGGCAGCAGGGCCTCATCAAGGCGCAATCCATTGAAGACAATATCGCCCTCGCCAACTTGAAGCGGCTCATCCGTGGCTGGTTCGTGGATGTGGCGCAAGTGACGGCAGAGGCGCGCAACGCCATCACGCGCTTCGGCATCCGCGCCCGAGGCCCGGAGCAACTGGTGCGCCAACTCTCGGGCGGCAACCAGCAGAAGGTCGTGCTGGGAAAGTGGCTCGCCACCAATCCTCGCATCCTCATCATGGACGAACCGACGCGCGGCATTGATGTGGGGGCCAAGGCCGAGATTCACCAACTCATGCGCAAGCTCGCAGGCGACGGCATGGCCATCCTGATGATTTCCAGCGAGTTGCCGGAAGTGCTCGGCATGAGTGACCGCGTGCTCGTCATGGGGGGAGGCCGCATCCTCGCGGAATTTGCCAGTGAAGATGCCACGGCCGAAGCGGTCGGCGCCGCCATGACCAGCAGCACGATCAAGGAGATCGCCGCATGA
- a CDS encoding ABC transporter permease → MSADVAPPAIGRSPLQRFLGGYGQEIVVFLSIIFLFVVVGAINPRFLSDTNINSIFAGNAYIAVAAIGMSMIIIAGHIDVSVGALIGVIATIAGTLAVKGYPVWIAWTVPILFSMAVNAGVGALVAYTRIPSIVVTLGMLSILKGGLISATAGAWISNLPPEFMIAQMRPFGIPSAVYFMAVLTILATLFVRYTDFGRSIYAVGGNMEAARAAGINPERVVVGVFALHGFFAGIAGILFATQLQVIQSTVPPNLELTVITASVIGGVSILGGSGTVIGSTLAAILFACIGSALIFLNVSAYWLRAVLGLMILATVLADMARRRRAK, encoded by the coding sequence ATGAGCGCGGATGTTGCGCCACCGGCCATCGGCCGTTCGCCGCTGCAGCGCTTCCTCGGCGGCTATGGCCAGGAGATCGTGGTCTTCCTGTCGATCATCTTCCTGTTCGTGGTGGTCGGCGCCATCAATCCGCGCTTCCTGTCGGACACCAACATCAACTCGATCTTCGCCGGCAATGCCTACATCGCCGTGGCGGCAATCGGCATGTCGATGATCATCATCGCGGGCCACATCGATGTCTCCGTCGGTGCGCTCATTGGCGTCATCGCAACGATTGCCGGCACTCTGGCCGTGAAGGGCTACCCCGTCTGGATCGCCTGGACCGTGCCCATACTCTTTTCCATGGCCGTCAATGCCGGCGTCGGCGCGCTTGTCGCCTACACGCGCATTCCCTCGATCGTGGTGACGCTCGGCATGCTGTCCATCCTCAAGGGCGGCCTCATCAGCGCCACGGCAGGCGCCTGGATTTCCAACCTGCCGCCGGAATTCATGATCGCCCAGATGCGCCCCTTCGGCATTCCGTCCGCCGTCTATTTCATGGCGGTCCTCACCATCCTCGCCACGCTCTTCGTGCGCTACACGGATTTCGGCCGGTCCATCTATGCGGTGGGCGGCAACATGGAGGCCGCGCGGGCCGCAGGCATCAACCCCGAGCGCGTGGTCGTGGGCGTCTTCGCGCTGCACGGTTTCTTCGCCGGAATCGCGGGCATTCTCTTTGCGACGCAGTTGCAGGTGATCCAGTCCACCGTGCCGCCCAACCTCGAACTCACCGTCATCACGGCGTCGGTGATCGGCGGTGTCTCCATTCTCGGCGGCAGCGGAACGGTGATCGGCTCCACGCTCGCGGCCATTCTTTTCGCCTGCATCGGCTCGGCGCTGATCTTCCTCAACGTCTCTGCCTACTGGCTGCGCGCCGTGCTGGGCCTGATGATCCTTGCAACCGTGCTGGCCGACATGGCCCGGCGCAGGAGGGCGAAATGA